In Nitrospirota bacterium, the genomic stretch ATGCCGATGGGGAATTGGATGAGCCGCATCGAATAGTACAGATAGGTTATGCTCCCTTCGGGAAGGTACGAAGCGAGGATGGTGCTTATGAATATGTTGATCTGGTTCACCGCAAGCCCCGCCGTGGCCGGAATGACAAGGATCCCGATCCGCTTGAGCCCCGGATGCCACAACGGCCGTGATGCGTGATGGATACCCGGCAATGGCTGATGGCTGACGGCTGACGGCTGATTGCCGACTGCTGATTGCCGGCCCCTGAAAAAGTAGTATCCTTGCTTCAGGAACGACGGGACCTGGAAGAGAAACTGAACCAAGCCGCCCGCGACGATGCCGACCGCAACGGCGATGATGGGGCTCTCGAACCGGTCCGCGAGCGACAGCACGCAGACGATCGTGACCACATTGAGCATGGCCGGCGCCAGGGCCGGAATAAAGAAGACCCTCCGCGTGTTGAGCGCCCCCATGGCGAGCGCGGCAAGGCTGATGAAGAGGAGAAAGGGGAACATGATCCTCGTCAGGAGGACTGCGGTGGAGAACTTGCCCGGGTCGTCGAGAAAGCCGGGTGCGATCACCGTGACGAGGGCGGGGGCGAAGACGATGCCGAGCACGCAGAGGAGCCCTACCGCGACGAGGATGAAGAGGAACACCGAGCGGGCGAGCCTGTTCGCCTCTTCGTGCCCGTGCTTTGTCTGGTATTCCGTCAGCACGGGAACGAAGGCCGACGACATCGAGCCCTCGGCAAAGAGCTCCCTGAGAAGGTTCGGTATCCTGAAAGCGACGAAGAAGGCGTCGGCGACGGCCGTAGCGCCGAAGATCCCGGCGAGGATCATATCCTTTATATAGCCGAGGATCCGGCTGATAAAGGTGGCGATGGACATGACCCCTGCCGCCCGTGCTATTCTTCCCTTGGCGCTCATACACTCATCGGTATTATAACAATATAGTGTTATACGGTGTGCCGCGGCAGCCGGCCAGGCGGGGCGATCATGACCGGCTCGCTTCGGCGCCTCTACTCGGCTGCGTGGGATGCCCTCAGGCGGTGGCGGACGATCTCGACGACGCCCGGCATGATGGAAACAACGATAATGGCGAGTATGGCGAGCGAGAAGTTCTCCTTGACCAGGGGCAGATTGCCGAAGAAATAGCCGGCCAAGACACATACCGCAATCCATAAAATGCCGCCGATGATGTTGTAGCTTATGAAGCGCCGGTAGGTCATGCGTCCGATACCCGCCACAAAGGGGGCGAAGGTACGGACGATCGGCACGAAACGGGCGATGATGATCGTCTTGCTCCCGTACTTCTCATAGAAATGATGGGTGCGCTCGAG encodes the following:
- the murJ gene encoding murein biosynthesis integral membrane protein MurJ produces the protein MSAKGRIARAAGVMSIATFISRILGYIKDMILAGIFGATAVADAFFVAFRIPNLLRELFAEGSMSSAFVPVLTEYQTKHGHEEANRLARSVFLFILVAVGLLCVLGIVFAPALVTVIAPGFLDDPGKFSTAVLLTRIMFPFLLFISLAALAMGALNTRRVFFIPALAPAMLNVVTIVCVLSLADRFESPIIAVAVGIVAGGLVQFLFQVPSFLKQGYYFFRGRQSAVGNQPSAVSHQPLPGIHHASRPLWHPGLKRIGILVIPATAGLAVNQINIFISTILASYLPEGSITYLYYSMRLIQFPIGIFGVAMGMAVLPALSEHSVRGEMDKLKEDFSFALRLLFFITIPAMAGLIALKIPIVATLFQRGRFGPEATIATADALMFYALGIGAIVGVRTIAAAFYSIQDTRTPVKVAAAAMLVNIGLSLLLMGPMQHKGLALANALAAGVNFLMLFSLLRTRLGGMGAAGIGLSFGKTLLASAVMGAAGWSAAQSDLWMASGQGLYKAAYLGGAMAFCMVVYFTAAYLLKSEEMGYIINKVRSKRLESRIQNSGARSQE